The following nucleotide sequence is from Camelus bactrianus isolate YW-2024 breed Bactrian camel chromosome 19, ASM4877302v1, whole genome shotgun sequence.
AATTAAATGACAGTGATATTTTACTATGATTAGTGATCCCCCTTTGGGCTGGTGAGGTCaaactcctttcttctttttatgtccATATTTTAAACCAAAACCCTGTACAAGGCTCTGAAAGATCTGGCCCCTGACTTCCTCTTCAACCACTCCCTCCTGCCACTCTATGCAGTTccctgaggaacagaaagaggaacattccctgcttcctgtctcagggcctttgcacatgcactGCCTCTTCCTAGCATACCCCTCACAGCTTACCCATCCCTCATTCAGAACTTGCTAGAAACATCACTTACTGAACACCCATTAAACACTCATACCTTtctgtacttttcctttcctaatGACGTGTTGTATGATTAATGTCGCCTTCCTCTtagctccacgagggcagggacCACGTTTGTTTTGCTCCCCGCTGTATCCCCAGTCTAGCCTAGCactctgcctggcacagagaaggcatCTATGAATATCTTTTGACTGCTAAATGATTATATTAAACATGTGTTACAAAACAGTGCATTAGGCATCTTTctctaaactttattttaaatcatgcatTCTCAGTGGGGCAAAAATTAGTTGAGGGGGCGGATGGAGAAAAATCTCACTCTTTTAACGTATAAAACACAGGcatatatatctacatatctaTACCCACAGATACAACCTGTGGTATTAATTCCATGGGGTGGGAGatgataatggaaaaaaaaaaaaaaggctcagaaTCGATGTGTCCAACAGTGACACACAGCTACACACCATCAGCATGCCCCatgagctgggccctgggccttGGGCCTTCCATGTGGGATCGCATTCACTCTTTATGCCCAACCAAGTGAGGTGGGTCATCGGTCCCCACAGACAGGAAACGGAGGCAGAGAAAGACCACTTCAAGCCCAGGGTGAAAGGCTGGTCAGAGTTACAGTGTGCGCATGACTCCAGGCGCGCCAGATCCCAGAGCCTTGTCAGtaaccgccccccaccccagtggCTGAGACTCAGCTCACAAGGACAGCTCTGGCAGGGAACAAAACCCAGGAGTAAGAGCAGGCGGGGAGCAGCCTCACTTACTTTATTCGCATTTGAAGATATTGTACTTGCCATCAGTCCTTCAAGGTAACTCCCGAGACTGACCCCTTTCACGGTGATTATGGCTTCTTGCGTCAAAACAGTTCTGGAACAAAACACATTCACACAGTTTCAGGATGAcctaactttcattttttaaagaaatatttgatagaaaaattaaaacacactGTAAAATAACTTTGCTAAAACATTTTCTACTCACTTTTCTGGGTCTTGAGGATGTGGTTTGTATATAAGTCTCTCATCTACTGAAACCATATTTGTAAACGAAATCTACAGAATCAAAAAAAAGCCACATCATTTTGGAAACCAAGATTGAACACATGTCCAAAATTAATTCACAAACCAAAATCTTGCCAGCTAAATACACAAAGCAGCAGCAGACAGCCCACTTTCGTGCTGCTGTGCAAACAGAGCTTTTCACTATGTGTTActtcctttcattaaaaaaacaataaatttgacaaaagtATTATAATGGTAACAACACGCACACGAGTCCAAATTCATTTCATCAAGGGCCGCCCCCTAGAAGCGATCAGCAGGCTCACCAGGGCGGTGAGGCTGAGCTGCGAACAGGCGGAGACAACAGGGCATGTAAGCTCTGATTTTCTAAACCAAAGTCGAGAAGCACAAATTCATTTGTATGTCAACTACAAAACAGAcgaaaaaattaagcaaaatagtttaaaaataaaacaaaagggagCTCACACTTACATTAGTAGATTTCAGTTCCATTGTTTTCTCTACAGGATCCACCACAGAATGCTCCTGCACGTACGTTTTGGTTCTTGCTGCGCCAATAAGCTAGGTCAAACACTCAGAGTTAGTAATCAGAGGAAGCAGGCTTTCTCAACAAGGgtatcaatattttatttgaagGTAAAAATGTGTTAATATCTTGAATCAAAAATCTGTTTCATAAAATACACGCAGAATCAGCAAAGGTCAGAAAGGAGGCCCACTGAAGGGGAaaaggaattcacacacacaccatggagATGAGACTGCCAAACACTAAAGCTCTCCTCAGGGGCAACGAGCACCCAGCCCACTGAGAACGCATGGGGAGCCAGGCAGGATGCTGAGACCACCCGGACGTGACGGTGGAGCAGCGAGCCCGGAACGTGGAAAGCATAACATTCGGGGGAAACGTGGCATCGAGAGAAAGGAGCGCTTCAGAGTATCTGTCAGTGTTTCCTAGAGCAGCCCAAGGCAGAGGATGTGTGGCTCCATTCTCCACACAGAAAACCAGCCCTCTCACGGGGGAGGGCAACACAGCAACCCTGCAGTGCCCCCACGCTCGGGTCCCAAGTCTGGCCCAGTCGTGCTCACAGCTGTGTCCCCACCACCGAGGGCGGTGGTTCGGACAAAGGAAGCAGTCAGTGCATTTCTGCTAAAAAATGCGTCCTTTAGTTTTCTGAGTGGGCCCACCTTCTAGAAAGAGAACCTCTACGGAAAACGGGGTCCACTTATCGTAGCAGGATTCTCTCACATTGTGATAAACTGGCATCTCAGGTTTTTGCTGGTGAAACTGGCTCACTAAAGCCTGCTCATTTGTGACAGCACAGAACTCTGTGTTTAAATGTGTAGGGAGAAGGCCCAGATCTTGGAGCAAATGGGGTGACAGCAAAGCCCGAGAGTCTGCTCCTCACttgctgtgcccctccctcctccatcaaCCACAGCAAGCGCCAGCCAACCATCATGGCGACTCCGGCGCTGCCACGTCCACCGCTGGCCTCAAGCTGCTGGCAAGGCAGGAAAAGCAGAACCGAACTCTGAGATTACAGAGCATTAGCTGGCTTCCTTCAGAAGGTTTTATCAGGTACCTTCAAGAAGACTGTAATAATATTTCCAATTCATTATACACTCATAACTCAAGTTTATTATAATACAATTTGAACTGATGCAAAAATGACATTCAGAATCAGCTCCCACAACCTACTTGAAATTATAATGTGGTTTAGAAAACTTCTCTACAGCAGTCACATTCCTCCAGGAATAAAGACACACTTACAGACTTCACGATGGAAGGCAGTCCCCACTCTGTGCTGAGAAGTCTGTGGCTGTGCAGCTTTCCAGAGGGATCTATATGTCTGTCCAATACATCAACTCCAACCACGTTCGGGTTCATAGGGTTTGGGTACTTCTGCATTGCAGCTGTTGTGACAGTTTCCCATGGGTGGCTGCCAAAAAGAAtcaaaaatcaaacatttaaaaatatgaatataaattcAGCCATTTTCATAAGCCATCATTTTTTATAATTGAAGTTTAATTAATTTGCCTAGGGAAATCATTTTCTGAAATACTGACTGAAAGACGATTTGGGGGGGCTCAGACTGCATCTTGGGTATGTACAGGCCTCAGTATTTTTTTCAGCACACAGGCTCTATGGTACAACTGATGCCTAAAAGTTTAAAGTAACCTACAGAGCGTTTCAATACAGTTTAAGTAATCTTTTCTATTCATGTGTCCACTCTCACATGtaaattttgtttctaaaaatcagattcataaaaatgtatttaaaaattatgttctacAGAAACAGACAGCAAAAAATGTTATTACACCATTTATTCTTTTATCTGACCcttctgtgaagctataaaaaattAGTAAGAGTCAACGAACTTAGAGGCAATGTAAATTCTTACAGGGATTACAAGACCCAAAGCATTACTGTTTCAAATACCAtactattaaaaatgtatttttctctattAAGGTTACTTTCCTCAAAGGAGTGATTTCTGAGTTGTTTTGAAAAGGTCACTCAATACAACAACATGTTTTTTAAGGTGTTGCTAATGTGCTATTTTCTAATATTCTCTCTTAATAAGCATTTGCTTATCATTTAGGATTGAAATGGTAACAATATCACGGAACTTGCAGCATCTTTATATTCTTGAAAAAGCACATGTACTTGGGTGATTCAAAATGTGATGTACATTTGTTCTCTTCACAACTTACCTGAATAAAATGCTTGTACAGAAGATACCCTACTCAAAAGAGCCCCTTATTAGCCACAATGAGCATTAAAAGTGACTTAGGCCACCTGCAGTCCGATTCCACATGTCTTCACTGAGAGGAAAAAGACGAGATCTGGAGATGATGTTTCGAACTAGTTACCGATAAACCACACAGCATTACTTTTAATTTCGATAAAAGCAAAACAGGTACACAGTACTCTATTTCAACTTTTCAGAGAACTAAGCCTGACAATGCTttttgtggaaggaaggaaaatctcAACCCCGTTCATTTCTCAAAACCCTGGATAACCAGTGATTTTatctttaatgttttcatttttgctatAACATTATATATAAGTGAACCTCATTCTGTTTTTAACCTCAAGTCTTATTCATCAATCAGTGCAGGTATATAAGCAGAGCTATTTCATAAATCTAGCAAGCCCCCGCACACAGAAGTGACACAGGCCAAGCACTCTGACTGTTACCAAGGTAACTATCTAAAATGAAAATCAGACGAGCCCTCCCCTGAATCCATCTAGTCATATACCACGGTTGGCTGGCTTCCTCGCACTTCTctcttccccccacctcctctaaaaaaattaataattgtaTGGCTTCAGGGTGGTTATGCATGATTTGTAATTTAGTCCTCTCCTCTCTGAGCCAACCTGAAGACACTGATGTTGACTTAGCTTGGACTGAGACTGCTTTATGAAACATAACTAGCTCAAAAGTTACAAAGGCTGCATATTATGATTAACAGTCTTCCAGCAACTCATTTTAACTGAATTAATGTAATTATGTGAAAAGACTTCACACTGGAAGACAGTCAAAGATGGCTCCAAAGGGCAGTCAGTAGAACCTAGTGATGGCTTAGAGAGCTGTCCAgtttttttaacctataaaaCCAGGTGGGGAACACTGTTAACTCCATGAGGCAGCAATAATGTCTTGATTTATTTGCCAAAGTGTAACCAATCTAAGGAACAGTTAGTTCCTGGCCCAGAGCAAGCTTTCATATTTTTTGAAGGCATCAATGAATGATTTCAGCTGGATACCAACTACATGCTAGGCCTCAGAAGGACGTGTTGGAAAATGAAAGGTGGGTAAGACACAGAATGATGACTTAGATGTTGTTGTTAGTAACATCCTTGAGATGGGAAACACAGGGCAACTGGAGCCTGAGGGACATGTGAGTGGAGATACCTGCTAAAGCCTGAAAATAAGGATTTGAAGTTCAAGAGAGGCTGGAGCCCAAGGTACAGATTTGGGTgccatgtatgtgcatgtatcaGCTGGGACCTTGATCAAAAAGCCCAGATTATCTGGGGAGAATCAGGACCAGAGCTCCTTCTCCCAGGACAGACACAGCATTTACGTGAATATGTCTATCTGCTGGGAGGAGAGTCCCGGAGTCCCGGTCATCAAATTTCAGAGAGGTCTGTGacgaaaagagagaaagaaagattagGAACCTCTGATGAAATGCAAGATAAGAAGGCCAACAGTATTTCACTGAACATTCACActgaagggaaaggagagagggaaatattacagaaaagggtagaactgggggtggggagtagggAACAAGCCAAAGAGAAGAGTGTTACAGTTCTAAGGAGATACAGCTTGTTAAAGCATTTAAACCCAAAAGAGCATTGCAAAGAAACCACCCATGGTCCCAAGGGCTGAAATGGAGTAGTGAAGAATGTGACCAGGTTAAAGAACACCAGAAAGACTACAAATTTAGGGTCTTTTCCCCCCAGAAAGGctgtaaaatattagaaaagaagtctTCCCTCTGATTCTAACTTCCTATACTTTCCAGGATCCAGTGGACTCTGGGATGTGTCTGATTCACGGAATATGTATAAGGTTacaacctcttttaaaaattgccttcAGAAACATTGTTCAAAACAATTCAAATGGTTGgactaaaatatatttcaaagctATAAAAATTAAGATGGTGTGGCAACAAGATCAAGTTCAGTGGAACAGGGAATAGGGCAGATGGCTCAGAAATGGATTCAAATACAAACCACAGCAGTGTTCAGGGCACGGGTGACACTTCAAATCAATGAGAGAAAAAGGTCAGTCAATAAAGAGTGATGAGATAATCGATCAACTATCTGTTTAGGCAAAAATGATATAGTGGGTTAAATGTGTGGTTCTTTTGTACAATGAATCACGGACCCAGAAGGGAATCTAATTATCAGCGTTCAACAGATTTAAGGCCTATTTTCGTTACTAAATATTTCTCGCTAACCCAGAGATGTTAATGAACGTGACCTCAAAGACATATTATACCACCAGGCCCTGATTACACCATTACCTTCCATGTCTCAGACGAAAATGGgtaacccaaggtcacacagcttgttgaAGCCAGAAGTGGAACTTGGACTTCAATTCCAAGGCCATAAATTGCAATTCCTCAGGTCAAGGAAGTGCCAGAAAAGTTTCGCCTCCCCGTCTCCTGAGCTCACGCTAAATCCACATTCCGAGGTAAGGAACTCCACCCAAAGATGGTGGGGAGACTAGACTCGACAGCCCACGCCTTGCTCGGGGGTTCCTCGGCTCCACAACCCACACGGTGCTGCAAGGCCTGACACGGCAAAGAGGGGCCCTCCCACCCCGAGTGCAGTGAAGGACCTCGTGCTCGGCGACGCCCCCAGCGCCCGAGGGGGCGTCGCCGGGAGGATGACCGCCAGGCCCCTCCTGGCCGGGCGGGGACTGGGCCTGGAGGTTAGGTGCCTTCTCCCCTGGGGGCCCACTCCTGGGGCGTCCCCGGGGTCGTGACCTTGAGCCCCGCCGCCAGGGCCCCAGGAGCTCGGGCCCGGCTTCCCCTGCTAGGCCCGAGCCTGGAAGGTTCCTGAGGGGCGCCTTCTTCGGCCTCGCCGCGACTCCAGGCCCGAGCTCCCTCCCACCCCGTTGCTGCCCCGTGCCCCTCGCcgacccgcccccgccccagacTTACTCAAAGACGTGCTCCGAAGTCCAGATCTTCATGGTGCCGGCGGCCTGCGAGTTGTCCGGGCGGCGCTAGGGCACAATGAGGCGAAGAGGCCACTCttgcccccgccccgctccccAGCCACCCCGCCGGCCGCCCAGTGCGCACGCGCCGTCGGGCCCGACGCGAGGGACGTCCCGACGCGCTGCCCCACGCCCTATCCCGGCCCGGGCTTTGCCCCAGCCTTGCGCGCGGCGCAACGGAGCCCCGCCCCTTAGCGCCCGGCGCACCGCGCCGGCGCAGTTCCGAGGGCAGCGATCCGGGCCGCTCGCGCGGC
It contains:
- the PRELID3B gene encoding PRELI domain containing protein 3B → MKIWTSEHVFDHPWETVTTAAMQKYPNPMNPNVVGVDVLDRHIDPSGKLHSHRLLSTEWGLPSIVKSLIGAARTKTYVQEHSVVDPVEKTMELKSTNISFTNMVSVDERLIYKPHPQDPEKTVLTQEAIITVKGVSLGSYLEGLMASTISSNANKGREAMEWVIHKLNAEIEELTASARGSIRTPMAAAALVEK